The Plasmodium gaboni strain SY75 chromosome 3, whole genome shotgun sequence genome includes the window GTTAAAGAAAGACAAAAAGTACATTGTTTAAATACTTTATTTGCTAAACTTCAAATTAATCAAGCCATCATTTTCTGTAATAGTATTACTAGGGTAGAGCTACTAGCCAAAAAAATCACAGAACTAGGATATAGCTCTTTTTACATTCATGCAAGAATGTCACAAACACATCGTAATCGTGTTTTCCATGATTTCAGAAATGGAGCATGCAGGTGTTTAGTTTCCTCAGATCTATTCACAAGAGGTATTGACATACAGTCAGTCAATGTTGTTATCAATTTTGATTTCCCAAAAAATTCAGAAACGTATTTACATAGAATAGGAAGATCAGGAAGATACGGACATCTAGGACTCGCTATTAATCTTATAACTTTTGAAGACCGTTTTAATCTATATAAAATTGAAGTAGAACTAGGAACGGAAATACAGCCAATACCAAACGAAATAGACCCATCCTTATATACCTAATTAGCAACATTCATAaatacacaaaaaaaaaaaaaaaaaaatatatatatatatatatatatatatatttatatgtatatgtaattatttatttttacgtataaaattgaaaaaaaaaaaaaattttttttaaatgttaTTGACATTTATATTggattatataaattaattaaaaaagcataaataatattataatattgCGAAAAgtaacatatttttatatatgtatatatttgtacattttttttttttttttttttttttttttttttttaaaatatttataattgcactaaaattaaacatataaaaaaaaaaaaaaaaaaaaaaaaaaaaaaaaaaNNNNNNNNNNNNNNNNNNNNNNNNNNNNNNNNNNNNNNNNNNNNNNNNNNNNNNNNNNNNNNNNNNNNNNNNNNNNNNNNNNNNNNNNNNNNNNNNNNNNNNNNNNNNNNNNNNNNNNNNNNNNNNNNNNNNNNNNNNNNNNNNNNNNNNNNNNNNNNNNNNNNNNNNNNNNNNNNNNNNNNNNNNNNNNNNNNNNNNNNNNNNNNNNNNNNNNNNNNNNNNNNNNNNNNNNNNNNNNNNNNNNNNNNNNNNNNNNNNNNNNNNNNNNNNNNNNNNNNNNNNNNNNNNNNNNNNNNNNNNaataaaaataataatagatatataaaattaataaaaaaaataataaaaatattataattttttaaaaaatatattttttttaaaaaaaaagaatccaatatattttttcttttttttgtgtattttttatttcttagaagttaattattaaaaattaaaaaaaaaaaaaaaaaaaaaaaaaaaaaaaaaaaaaaaaaaaaaaaaaaaaaaaaagaaaaaaaatataaataataataaaatataaatataataataataataaatataatggattaattattatttatttatttctcCCTTTTACATACAAATATGAAATGAAACGctcatttaaaaaaaaaaaaagaaaaaaaaaagaacaaacTGTATAACATAACTCACTGGTTTGTTTAAGGAAATATAAGATTAAAATGAACAATTTATTcgttaaaaaaaaaaataaatatatatatatatatatatgttacataagatattttaaaagagCTACTTTTTATTcgatttatataataaatatataatttatatatatttcttttttcttttaaatttataattttttttcattttttttctattataaatatagaatCTTTTTGATGGGTACTGAAAAAACATAGcatttgaatattttaacGTACTCTTTATgttgatatatatttctgtatatatatgagttatatatacattaaatgttggttaaatatttatataaaatgtattatatatatataatgattataaatttaaaagattaaaaatataaaattattctgaacatgtaataaaatatgaaaaaagaaaaccTTTGGAAAATAGAACATTTCGAAATAATGGAATAAGAAAAAGgagaaaaataaataaatgtgaagaaatataacttttcctttttttttttttttgtttttctttttaatctatttttaaatgggtttgtatgaaaaaatatttgttctttattatattttaaatgaaaattataaatagtttttaattttctgatcttaattttttcattttaattttgtatCCTTATgatttattctttttataatctGAATAAATCTACCCAAAcaatttacatatatatatatacatttgaccattttttttttttttttttttttttatttattttccCTAATTTAAGAAGGATAGAgatgaaaaaagaaaaaaaaaaaaaaaaaaaaggaacttataaaaatttaaaccatgttttatatgtgaaaaataaacatatataaattattaaatttgTAAAATGATGAATATTTGTAACCGTTTCTtattaaacaaataaaaataaatataaatatttatataataatacaaatatcttttttttttttttttttctgttcCTTAACCAATAAAcaagtaaatatattataaacaagtacatttaaaaatatatatatatataatatatatttttatatataataatcttTTAGAACTATCGAAAGTTTATGGGGCGTtcttttcttatttatGCGATTTAAGTGCGACGATACAATAGTTTTTTTCCacttttttaaaatataaatatataaaaatattatattatatatataatatatataaaggaaGATTTTTAGAAATGTCTTTAAACTgatttttttcttatcaAAATTGtttcttaaaaatatatacatataaaatatatatattttatttttacatatatattttaatatatatttaatatatatttatatatataatataatattattatatataataaaatatagtatattttataccaatatatttatatatatataatatatgaatgcaaaaaatgtatatataattatttttaaaattacaaaatgaacatgaattttttttaaactaaattatttttttatatatatataccaaattaatataaaaactaGATTAgcattatattatatataaaaaaaaaaaaaaattgctcttttaaaaatctttttttatacatatatattttatatatatatatttatatataatattattcaaaaaaattaaaaaataaaaatatattgtttaaaaatacaaaaaagaaattttattagaaaaaaaaaaaaaatatatattatttatatataatttaaaaacatttaatttttttttttttatatgtatatttatttttatattttaccAAAATAAAgtttaaaataaaattttttttttttttttttttttttttttatactaaatttgtaattttatattttttatttatataaaaaagtaaattttttttttttttttttattattttaacTATTTAActtactttttttttaagaagtataataataatatatatataaattatatatataatatatatatattgaattttttctttttatcattttccaatttttttttttttatttttttttttaaactaAATTAACAATGGAAGTTCCAGGAAAAGTAATTGGTGGTAAAGTTGGAGGAAAAGTCGGTGGAAAAGTACTTGGTCTTGGTAAAGGAGGAAAAGGAAAAACAggtaaaaatataaatataaatataaataaatatatatatatatatatatatatgttgtatatttatttataatatataataacaaaataatggttcataatatattactttGTGATTAAAAGTATTTTATTGCATGAAAACattaatataacaaatttGGAATTATTAGACcataattaatttattatatatatatatatatatNNNNNNNNNNNNNNNNNNNNNNNNNNNNNNNNNNNNNNNNNNNNNNNNNNNNNNNNNNNNNNNNNNNNNNNNNNNNNNNNNNNNNNNNNNNNNNNNNNNNNNNNNNNNNNNNNNNNNNNNNNNNNNNNNNNNNNNNNNNNNNNNNNNNNNNNNNNNNNNNNNNNNNNNNNNNNNNNNNNNNNNNNNNNNNNNNNNNNNNNNNNNNNNNNNNNNNNNNNNNNNNNNNNNNNNNNNNNNNNNNNNNNNNNNNNNNNNNNNNNNNNNNNNNNNNNNNNNNNNNNNNNNNNNNNNNNNNNNNNNtatatatatatatatatatgtatttattttcatccATTTGtctttatatttgtattaaaatatttgtcTGCCTAAATATgtacataaatatattttaatatatatatatatttttttttttttttttttttttttttttttaccttACAGGTTCAGGTAAAACCAAAAAAGCTCCCTTATCCCGTGCATCAAGAGCTGGATTACAATTTCCAGTAGGTAGAGTTCACAGAATGTTAAAGAGCAGAATATCCTCTGATGGAAGAGTAGGTTCCACAGCAGCAGTTTACGCCGCAGCTATTTTGGAATACTTAACAGCAGAAGTTTTAGAATTGGCAGGAAATGCAACAAAAGATTTAAAAGTTAAGAGAATTACCCCAAGACATTTACAATTAGCCATTAGAGGtaattttcttttgaaaaatagctattttttttttttttttttttcttcatttcGTTAAATGAACGAATAagaagaataaaataataaatataaataaataaataaataaaaaaataaatacatataaatatatatatatatatatatatatatatatatttatttatttatttatttatatttatgacatataatatgcttccaatatttatttatatttttatttttttccctTATAGGTGACGAAGAATTAGATACTCTTATTAAGGCAACCATTGCTGGTGGTGGTGTTATCCCACACATACACAAAGCCTTAATGAATAAAGTTCCACTTCCACCAACAGCTCAAAAgaaaccaaaaaaaaactaaataaatattgaattgtattataataaaatgaaaaaaaatatataaataattattatcattagggtgttatatttatgtaactttcccttttttttttttttttttttttttttttcaatagTGTAAATATCAACATACgaagaaaaataatttacatatatatatatatatatatatatatatgtttatatatttatacataaatatattaaattgtttacatattaaaaatttaacattatattaatatatatatatatattatttttaaaaaaaaatgtccttttttttttttattccatgaaaattttttaagGTTTTTTTTCTAACTTGTTCTCTTCTCGTACgtttttcatctttttttttattattatttcatttttatttttttcaagtttttttttttttattctgATCATTATATGATTgcaaatatatattatatatatatatatgtacatatgtgtatacatttatatattattattttttttttaattatcATTCCAAATTGCTAAAGATTGCattgataaaaaaatatattaaatagtcataaaagaagaaatataacaaaatacaaataaaaggttatatattccttttaatgtaataagaatataaaatattatatatgtttatagATAAATAACGTACTGAATTCAATAGTATTAGTAAAAGGattaaatgaaataatttaatattttctttgTGAAATAAAAGGGGGGAAAAGATTATATTACTGTTGTAtccaattttttttttttttttgttggaaagtaaaaataataaaaaaaaatgaaaagatatcaaatatattttatatgttatcTTTATATAGTTGTAGagtatttattattttattggTTAGATTattgaaatattaattttgataaattattttttttttttttttatatttatttaagtgcattatttgtttatatacGGATTAATTGCTTATTAGATAAATAaatcttattttttattttacctacaaaaaaataattttaagAGGGTTCACgtgaaataaaaaaaataataaattcatatatattagtagtaaaaataaattaaatttaaatatatctattaattatattccacatatgaaaagaataaggaaattttaaatttattttattttatttttttttttggcactggaaaatttattatacattttagaaaatataaaatatatatatataatatatatattataaatataaatataaatactatcatataatataaaagtaagaataaatataaagaatataaaatatatatttatatatatatatatatatatatgatgattttttttttttttttcttcttttcaaaatatgtaaaaatttaatgtactcttattaaaaatgatgagcaaataaaaatgaaagaagaaagaaaaaaaaaaaattaaaaaggaaaaaatattaaaaaaaaaaaaaataaaaagagaTATTTTGGTAgttataaataatgtttGTAATATGTTTAGatatttaaagaaattTGTAACATTTGTTTGTTCTATCATCTTATTATGtgaatatttttgttttataaaatattgtatTGCCATAAATCTTAGGagttataaaaaaagcagtctctatatatttaataacaatatgaataaaagATTTGCTTTTCCTTCATGTAGAAAAAATTGTgtgaattatataaataaagataatgatttaaaaaggtttatgaataaaattaataataagaaCTGGTTACGatatgaaaagaaaaagaaagagAACTTAAATATTAAGGTAAATAATACAACAGATGATAAAGAGAGTATGCATACCCTTATGTCAATGGAAATACctataaaagaaataaatgaatataaaaagaaagaaacaaataatattaaagaaggaaatgaaaaagaaataaataataaaagtgtttgtaataatataatagaaaaaaaaaaagatgtTGTTATAGAAGATGCAATAAATAATTGTTGTGATgtgaataattataatagtgatgaaaataaaaagaatgaGTATAATTTAGgtaatgaagaaaatatatcaGATATAGATGACATAAAAGagaagaataaaaataatataaagaccaaaataaagaaaagaacaaaaaaaaaacttgaatcaaataataatgatgataataataaaaatgaagatgaAAAACGTACGAGAAGAGAACAAgttagaaaaaaattatcgGAATTGGCAAAAATGAGATGGcaaaatgaagaagaaaggaaaaaattattaagatctaaaaataaatttaaacatacagaaaaaacaaaaaaattattatcttataaaataaaactaAAATGGACAGATGAAAATTATAGAAAGAGAATTATAGAAAAGACAAGAATTTTTAATCAAGATGAAAATAcaaaaagaagaaaatcTATTTTATTGAAAGAGAAATGGAAAATGAAAGATTTCAGAGAAAAAATGTTATGTAATAGAAAGCCATATAGTGTTGAACGAAGACAAAAATTATCagaaattataaaacaaaaatgGAGAGAGGATgattataagaataaaacCTTAACAGCTATAAAAGANNNNNNNNNNNNNNNNNNNNNNNNNNNNNNNNNNNNNNNNNNNNNNNNNNNNNNNNNNNNNNNNNNNNNNNNNNNNNNNNNNNNNNNNNNNNNNNNNNNNNNNNNNNNNNNNNNNNNNNNNNNNNNNNNNNNNNNNNNNNNNNNNNNNNNNNNNNNNNNNNNNNNNNNNNNNNNNNNNNNNNNNNNNNNNNNNNNNNNNNNNNNNNNNNNNNNNNNNNNNNNNNNNNNNNNNNNNNNNNNNNNNNNNNNNNNNNNNNNNNNNNNNNNNNNNNNNNNNNNNNNNNNNNNNNNNNNNNNNNNNNNNNNNNNNNNNNNNNNNNNNNNNNNNNNNNNNNNNNNNNNNNNNNNNNNNNNNNNNNNNNNNNNNNNNNNNNNNNNNNNNNNNNNNNNNNNNNNNNNNNNNNNNNNNNNNNNNNNNNNNNNNNNNNNNNNNNNNNNNNNNNNNNNNNNNNNNNNNNNNNNNNNNNNNNNNNNNNNNNNNNNNNNNNNNNNNNNNNNNNNNNNNNNNNNNNNNNNNNNNNNNNNNNNNNNNNNNNNNNNNNNNNNNNNNNNNNNNNNNNNNNNNNNNNNNNNNNNNNNNNNNNNNNNNNNNNNNNNNNNNNNNNNNNNNNNNNNNNNNNNNNNNNNNNNNNNNNNNNNNNNNNNNNNNNNNNNNNNNNNNNNNNNNNNNNNNNNNNNNNNNNNNNNNNNNNNNNNNNNNNNNNNNNNNNNNNNNNNNNNNNNNNNNNNNNNNNNNNNNNNNNNNNNNNNNNNNNNNNNNNNNNNNNNNNNNNNNNNNNNNNNNNNNNNNNNNNNNNNNNNNNNNNNNNNNNNNNNNNNNNNNNNNNNNNNNNNNNNNNNNNNNNNNNNNNNNNNNNNNNNNNNNNNNNNNNNNNNNNNNNNNNNNNNNNNNNNNNNNNNNNNNNNNNNNNNNNNNNNNNNNNNNNNNNNNNNNNNNNNNNNNNNNNNNNNNNNNNNNNNNNNNNNNNNNNNNNNNNNNNNNNNNNNNNNNNNNNNNNNNNNNNNNNNNNNNNNNNNNNNNNNNNNNNNNNNNNNNNNNNNNNNNNNNNNNNNNNNNNNNNNNNNNNNNNNNNNNNNNNNNNNNNNNNNNNNNNNNNNNNNNNNNNNNNNNNNNNNNNNNNNNNNNNNNNNNNNNNNNNNNNNNNNNNNNNNNNNNNNNNNNNNNNNNNNNNNNNNNNNNNNNNNNNNNNNNNNNNNNNNNNNNNNNNNNNNNNNNNNNNNNNNNNNNNNNNNNNNNNNNNNNNNNNNNNNNNNNNNNNNNNNNNNNNNNNNNNNNNNNNNNNNNNNNNNNNNNNNNNNNNNNNNNNNNNNNNNNNNNNNNNNNNNNNNNNNNNNNNNNNNNNNNNNNNNNNNNNNNNNNNNNNNNNNNNNNNNNNNNNNNNNNNNNNNNNNNNNNNNNNNNNNNNNNNNNNNNNNNNNNNNNNNNNNNNNNNNNNNNNNNNNNNNNNNNNNNNNNNNNNNNNNNNNNNNNNNNNNNNNNNNNNNNNNNNNNNNNNNNNNNNNNNNNNNNNNNNNNNNNNNNNNNNNNNNNNNNNNNNNNNNNNNNNNNNNNNNNNNNNNNNNNNNNNNNNNNNNNNNNNNNNNNNNNNNNNNNNNNNNNNNNNNNNNNNNNNNNNNNNNNNNNNNNNNNNNNNNNNNNNNNNNNNNNNNNNNNNNNNNNNNNNNNNNNNNNNNNNNNNNNNNNNNNNNNNNNNNNNNNNNNNNNNNNNNNNNNNNNNNNNNNNNNNNNNNNNNNNNNNNNNNNNNNNNNNNNNNNNNNNNNNNNNNNNNNNNNNNNNNNNNNNNNNNNNNNNNNNNNNNNNNNNNNNNNNNNNNNNNNNNNNNNNNNNNNNNNNNNNNNNNNNNNNNNNNNNNNNNNNNNNNNNNNNNNNNNNNNNNNNNNNNNNNNNNNNNNNNNNNNNNNNNNNNNNNNNNNNNNNNNNNNNNNNNNNNNNNNNNNNNNNNNNNNNNNNNNNNNNNNNNNNNNNNNNNNNNNNNNNNNNNNNNNNNNNNNNNNNNNNNNNNNNNNNNNNNNNNNNNNNNNNNNNNNNNNNNNNNNNNNNNNNNNNNNNNNNNNNNNNNNNNNNNNNNNNNNNNNNNNNNNNNNNNNNNNNNNNNNNNNNNNNNNNNNNNNNNNNNNNNNNNNNNNNNNNNNNNNNNNNNNNNNNNNNNNNNNNNNNNNNNNNNNNNNNNNNNNNNNNNNNNNNNNNNNNNNNNNNNNNNNNNNNNNNNNNNNNNNNNNNNNNNNNNNNNNNNNNNNNNNNNNNNNNNNNNNNNNNNNNNNNNNNNNNNNNNNNNNNNNNNNNNNNNNNNNNNNNNNNNNNNNNNNNNNNNNNNNNNNNNNNNNNNNNNNNNNNNNNNNNNNNNNNNNNNNNNNNNNNNNNNNNNNNNNNNNNNNNNNNNNNNNNNNNNNNNNNNNNNNNNNNNNNNNNNNNNNNNNNNNNNNNNNNNNNNNNNNNNNNNNNNNNNNNNNNNNNNNNNNNNNNNNNNNNNNNNNNNNNNNNNNNNNNNNNNNNNNNNNNNNNNNNNNNNNNNNNNNNNNNNNNNNNNNNNNNNNNNNNNNNNNNNNNNNNNNNNNNNNNNNNNNNNNNNNNNNNNNNNNNNNNNNNNNNNNNNNNNNNNNNNNNNNNNNNNNNNNNNNNNNNNNNNNNNNNNNNattaaaaaatatatatatatatatatatactaattaatattattatacataaattaaaaacacataaaaaaataaattttctaattttaaattaaaaagttAATCCATTAAAGACACCAAATGATGgataaaaatttttttcctaTTTCTAGAATTaatcttttatttaaatgttcaaaatatattgtgcctttttttttttttttttcatatttattttatcatttttttttgttttatttttaacatTATGCTATATACaattacatttttatatttttgtattttaatttttttactAGACATGTAATAATTGAAAAACCCTTGCATGTTTTCTAATGAAAGAATGTTTTTGGTATTTTCTAGAAAattgaaataaatatatgaaaatatatgattttttgaaaaaagttttatttttattttattttatttattattttttttttttctaaggttcatttatatatttttatatcttttaataaataacatatttggtataatatatgatataatattataaagtGTGTTTTTAAATGGTATTTGAAAGGAAGagttattattatttattctttcATTTGGAAAGACatacatatttaatattgaaatattttcaattttaatatatttttatgatcattatacaaaaaaaaaaataacataaaataaaataagttatgattgtaaaaaaaattactaaaagataaaaaatttgGAAACAAATTAGACAAGAgcatattaaaaatgaattaaatggttcttaaaaaaataaataacaataaaataaaataagcacataaatataatatatatatatatatatatatatatatatgtgtgtatatttttatatgtttgtATTTCTTCATGTTGTATCAATATAGTATCGTAAAAACAACCCAAAGGAACATGTTAAAAATTGAAAGGCCAATAAAATAAGGACCAAGTGATATTCTGATAAAGGTCctaataaataaagaattaaatttattaagGTATAATTTTGtgaataaattaatttatttgttttataatttataattgGTAATCTATGTCTTGGGCATGgaataatatgaaataaCTGTGGTAAAgaaataaagaaattaaGAAATTGTGGAATTAAAAACAATACTAAAGTTTTTGAAAAGTGTCCAAATATTGACACGACGGCTAAAAACATTCCACAAAAATATGTTAAGGTATTTCCAACAAATCCTTTGGAAGgataaaaattaaaagaaaaggTAGCCAAATTTATTGATAAAAAGGGAATGGTAAAAATTATAGACAAAAAATGTTGctttaaaattaaattttcGACAATTCGAGACTTTCCAATGTTTAATGTAATTTCCTGAACATATTCACccaaaaaaattaaaaaaaattaaaaaaaaattaatatacataataaatatatatatatatatatatatatttatatatttatatgtttatgtttaaatattttaacTTATTACAATTAAATTGTGGATGGTTATGAAAAAGGATATAATTAAGCTCTGACCAATCTCCAACCCATTAATACcttcaaaaataaaattaattaaaaaaaaaaaaaaaaaaaaaaaggattaaaaaaatatataaataataatatatttatttataccTGCATATATGTTTATAGCATTTGTACAAAACACAGataacaatataatataaacatagTACAAAAATcctatatttataattctatgcttaaatataaaaattaaaaagttTGGAATTCTGATATGAGTTTCTCCTGAATAAGACAGGAGCAATGGTAAGCTAgctaaaaaaaaaaaaaaaaaaaaaaaatataaatatatatatatatatatatatatatattatattatattatttatccttaatataataaaacaaacCGAAAAAAGGTAAAATAACTTTGTATCTCCATTTCAAATCCAAAACATCATCTATAAAACCCTACAcatacaaaatatatattatttattatatattatatattatatatcatatatatatatatatataacaatcCATATAGTAgtacatttatatattcatccttttattatataccAGGAAGgtcataaaaattattgaCAATAATCCTGCGTTGTATTCCAATAActgtattattttaaaaaaaattagatattcataaaaatacaaaaatataagaacattatgtacatattataaaatgtgtatttttttttttttttttttctatttttttatatttacaattctatgatcattataatatatgagctgataaaataagacaaatataaaatacaGAATGGATGGAAATAAACCTATAGGTTCTGCTACATAATCTTTTCCAGTTTTATTCAAATCTATTCCACATAAGCCTAcagaaatatatatatatatatatatatatatatatatttatttatttatttatttttNNNNNNNNNNNNNNNNNNNNNNNNNNNNNNNNNNNNNNNNNNNNNNNNNNNNNNNNNNNNNNNNNNNNNNNNNNNNNNNNNNNNNNNNNNNNNNNNNNNNNNNNNNNNNNNNNNNNNNNNNNNNNNNNNNNNNNNNNNNNNNNNNNNNNNNNNNNNNNNNNNNNNNNNNNNNNNNNNNNNNNNNNNNNNNNNNNNNNNNNNNNNNNNNNNNNNNNNNNNNNNNNNNNNNNNNNNNNNNNNNNNNNNNNNNNNNNNNNNNNNNNNNNNNNNNNNNNNNNNNNNNNNNNNNNNNNNNNNNNNttttttattttttttttttcaagtattaatataataaaaattaaaataaattaatagaataaatgggatataataaatatatcatatttagtcaaaaatataatatatatatattataatatttgttatattatttatttttttatatttctacatatttttatttaaatatattgaataaaataatatatatattttttcatatatcataaatatatacgAAATAAATTGATCATTATAAGGATGGAAAAACAAattagaaatatatatatataatatatataatatatatatgtatgtattttttttacattatattataatatgtatagATAAATTCTGAAGaatcataattatattaactttatatatatataaaaatatattattgttcGCTCATAgtttataattataatagtGTTTTAGAATGtttatgttataatataaatattattatccgtcatatatttgatatcacttcattatatgaatttcctcattttattattataaaattatattatatatatatatatatatatttatttatttatttatttacaagaaaaaaagaacaagttttacatataaaataaaatgagtatattagatatatgtaaatataagaaatggtaattaatatataatatacaaatttaatataataaggtatatagtataatataattgtaTGTGCATATgtttctttatataattccCCTTAAGATAAATTTATGaatatcaaataaatagTTTATAATAGTGTgtgtaataatattatattatattattattattattattattgtgTGTGCCCTTTGggtttatattttaatattatgaacaTATAGGCATATTAAGTATCatcaaaaataataaaaagaatgatagaaatgtat containing:
- a CDS encoding putative histone H2A variant — protein: MEVPGKVIGGKVGGKVGGKVLGLGKGGKGKTGSGKTKKAPLSRASRAGLQFPVGRVHRMLKSRISSDGRVGSTAAVYAAAILEYLTAEVLELAGNATKDLKVKRITPRHLQLAIRGDEELDTLIKATIAGGGVIPHIHKALMNKVPLPPTAQKKPKKN
- a CDS encoding hypothetical protein (conserved Plasmodium protein, unknown function) — translated: MFRYLKKFVTFVCSIILLCEYFCFIKYCIAINLRSYKKSSLYIFNNNMNKRFAFPSCRKNCVNYINKDNDLKRFMNKINNKNWLRYEKKKKENLNIKVNNTTDDKESMHTLMSMEIPIKEINEYKKKETNNIKEGNEKEINNKSVCNNIIEKKKDVVIEDAINNCCDVNNYNSDENKKNEYNLGNEENISDIDDIKEKNKNNIKTKIKKRTKKKLESNNNDDNNKNEDEKRTRREQVRKKLSELAKMRWQNEEERKKLLRSKNKFKHTEKTKKLLSYKIKLKWTDENYRKRIIEKTRIFNQDENTKRRKSILLKEKWKMKDFREKMLCNRKPYSVERRQKLSEIIKQKWREDDYKNKTLTAIK
- a CDS encoding putative N-acetylglucosamine-1-phosphate transferase is translated as LCGIDLNKTGKDYVAEPIGLFPSILYFIFVLFYQLIYYNDHRILLEYNAGLLSIIFMTFLGFIDDVLDLKWRYKVILPFFASLPLLLSYSGETHIRIPNFLIFIFKHRIINIGFLYYVYIILLSVFCTNAINIYAGINGLEIGQSLIISFFITIHNLIEITLNIGKSRIVENLILKQHFLSIIFTIPFLSINLATFSFNFYPSKGFVGNTLTYFCGMFLAVVSIFGHFSKTLVLFLIPQFLNFFISLPQLFHIIPCPRHRLPIINYKTNKLIYSQNYTLINLILYLLGPLSEYHLVLILLAFQFLTCSFGLFLRYYIDTT